A section of the Chryseobacterium scophthalmum genome encodes:
- a CDS encoding DUF434 domain-containing protein, whose translation MNNRNRGKNTGDDTLFSSQKQIDKLKLAIQDMKYLLSRNYAEKASSESIGNHYRLKARQIQALRGASASEDQIQNRKNKELQILDIKDKTIYLDGFNVLILLESLLSKAYIFEGIDGCFRDLSGVHGTYKRVDQTQKAIELVATFFQRSQVQKLIWIFDQPVSNSGRIKEKILDLAQENNFDWNVELEFNPDRFLVENAEIIVSSDAWILDHSKNWFNLVKYLINEEKLSVDLVKMF comes from the coding sequence ATGAACAATAGAAATCGTGGAAAAAACACAGGCGACGACACCTTATTTTCTTCACAAAAGCAGATAGATAAACTGAAATTAGCCATTCAGGATATGAAATATTTGCTGAGTCGAAATTATGCAGAAAAAGCGTCCTCAGAATCGATTGGGAATCATTACCGATTGAAAGCCCGACAAATTCAGGCTTTGCGTGGAGCTTCGGCTTCTGAAGATCAGATTCAGAACAGAAAAAATAAAGAACTTCAAATTTTAGATATAAAAGATAAAACGATTTACCTTGATGGCTTTAATGTTTTGATTTTATTGGAAAGTTTACTTTCTAAAGCTTATATTTTTGAAGGAATCGACGGTTGCTTTCGTGATCTTTCCGGTGTTCATGGAACTTACAAAAGAGTCGATCAAACACAAAAAGCGATTGAATTGGTTGCTACATTTTTTCAAAGATCTCAGGTACAAAAACTGATCTGGATCTTTGATCAACCTGTTTCAAACAGTGGAAGGATCAAAGAAAAAATTTTAGATCTTGCTCAAGAAAATAATTTTGATTGGAATGTTGAACTGGAGTTTAATCCAGATAGATTTTTAGTTGAAAATGCAGAAATAATTGTTTCTTCTGATGCCTGGATCTTAGATCATTCTAAAAATTGGTTTAATCTTGTTAAATATTTGATCAACGAAGAAAAATTGTCTGTTGATCTTGTGAAAATGTTTTAA
- a CDS encoding xylulokinase translates to MKFIGYDVGSSSIKASIVDEQGKVIAHAKYPETEMPIDSPKIGWAEQDPEQWWQNLRILTQKVIAESHIDKNEIKGIGISYQMHGLVLVGKDKQVLRPSIIWCDSRAVETGDQAFNDLGEKVCMDKLLNSPGNFTASKLKWVKENEPEVYEKIWKFMLPGDFIALKLSGEATTTVTGLSEGVLWDFQKHQPSKTLLNHWGIDESLVSKVVDNFTEQCVVSKQGAEESGLPEGIPILYRAGDQPNNALSLNVMNPGEIAATGGTSGVVYGVTDNIHSKESVRVNNFAHINHTQEQPRIGKMLCLNGAGIQYSWLRHQVDQKRHSYQELNDLASQIPIGSDGVIVLPFGNGAERVLKNKDIGSSTYNVNFNRHKSAHLFRAGLEGIAYSFVYGTEILMNDGLQKGIIKAGGDNLFRSSLFTQSIASLLDTEIRIFDTTGSTGAARAAAIGAGAFDTLNDILTEKDITTTYIPDFKNMNQYRESYGKWKNKLEQVIE, encoded by the coding sequence ATGAAGTTTATAGGATATGATGTTGGAAGCTCATCGATAAAGGCTTCTATCGTAGATGAACAGGGTAAAGTGATTGCCCATGCAAAATATCCGGAAACAGAAATGCCTATTGATTCTCCAAAAATCGGTTGGGCAGAACAAGATCCGGAACAATGGTGGCAAAATCTCAGAATTCTTACTCAAAAAGTGATTGCTGAAAGTCATATCGATAAAAACGAGATCAAAGGAATAGGTATTTCTTATCAAATGCACGGTTTGGTTTTGGTGGGAAAAGATAAACAGGTTCTTCGTCCATCAATTATTTGGTGTGACAGTCGTGCTGTAGAAACTGGTGACCAAGCTTTCAATGATCTGGGTGAAAAAGTTTGTATGGATAAACTCCTTAATTCTCCAGGGAATTTTACTGCTTCAAAATTAAAATGGGTAAAAGAGAACGAGCCCGAAGTGTATGAAAAGATCTGGAAATTTATGCTTCCCGGAGATTTTATTGCATTGAAATTAAGCGGTGAAGCAACAACAACCGTCACTGGACTTTCAGAAGGCGTTCTTTGGGATTTCCAGAAACATCAGCCTTCAAAAACTTTATTAAATCATTGGGGAATTGATGAATCATTGGTTTCAAAAGTGGTTGATAATTTTACAGAGCAATGTGTCGTTTCAAAACAGGGAGCAGAAGAAAGTGGCTTACCCGAAGGAATTCCTATTCTTTACAGAGCAGGAGATCAACCGAATAACGCTTTGTCTTTAAACGTCATGAATCCCGGAGAAATTGCCGCAACGGGAGGAACTTCTGGAGTTGTTTATGGAGTAACGGATAACATTCATTCTAAAGAATCTGTGCGAGTAAACAATTTCGCACACATAAACCATACTCAGGAACAGCCGAGAATCGGGAAAATGCTTTGTTTAAATGGGGCAGGAATTCAGTACAGCTGGTTGAGACATCAGGTTGACCAGAAAAGACATTCTTACCAGGAACTGAATGATCTAGCATCGCAAATTCCAATCGGTTCGGACGGAGTTATCGTTTTACCATTTGGAAACGGAGCCGAAAGAGTTTTAAAAAATAAAGATATTGGTTCTTCTACTTACAATGTAAATTTTAACCGTCACAAAAGTGCTCATCTTTTTAGAGCAGGATTGGAAGGCATTGCCTATTCTTTCGTTTATGGAACTGAAATTCTGATGAATGACGGTCTTCAAAAAGGTATTATTAAAGCTGGAGGAGATAATTTATTTCGCTCTTCCTTATTTACGCAATCGATTGCATCTTTGCTAGATACTGAAATTAGAATTTTTGATACTACAGGTTCAACGGGAGCGGCAAGAGCAGCGGCAATCGGAGCAGGAGCATTTGATACTCTCAACGATATTTTAACAGAAAAAGATATTACCACAACTTATATTCCTGATTTTAAAAATATGAATCAGTACAGGGAAAGCTATGGAAAGTGGAAAAACAAATTGGAGCAAGTAATAGAATAA
- the xylA gene encoding xylose isomerase encodes MSVTLGNKEYFKGIEKIKFEGRESDNPLAFKFYDENLVVRGKTMKEYFKFASAYWHTFCATGGDPFGAGTQQFYWLTASNAKQRATEKMDAAFEFFTKLGVPYYCFHDYDLIDEADNFLESTKRLEFITDYAKEKQAASGVKLLWGTSNCFSNPRFMNGAATNPSFDVLAYAGGQVKNALDATIKLGGENYVFWGGREGYMSLLNTNMKREQEHMAKFLHLAKDYARAQGFKGTFFIEPKPMEPTKHQYDFDAATCLNFLRQYDLLNDFKLNLEINHATLAQHTFEHELQVAADNNVLGSIDANRGDYQNGWDTDQFPVDLYEMTQAMLVIIQAGGFQGGGVNFDAKIRRNSTDLEDIFIAHISGMDNFARSFLAADKILEKSKYSEIRTNRYASFDSGKGKDFEDGNLSLTDLATYAQGLGEVGRESGKQEYLESIINQYL; translated from the coding sequence ATGTCAGTTACATTAGGAAACAAAGAATATTTCAAAGGAATAGAAAAAATCAAGTTTGAAGGAAGAGAATCAGACAATCCGTTAGCGTTCAAATTTTATGATGAGAATTTGGTGGTTCGTGGAAAAACGATGAAAGAATATTTCAAATTTGCCTCAGCTTATTGGCATACATTCTGTGCAACCGGTGGAGATCCGTTCGGAGCAGGAACTCAGCAATTTTACTGGTTGACTGCTTCTAATGCAAAGCAAAGAGCGACTGAAAAAATGGATGCTGCTTTCGAATTTTTCACAAAACTGGGCGTTCCTTATTACTGTTTCCACGATTATGATTTGATCGACGAGGCAGATAATTTCCTAGAATCTACAAAAAGATTAGAATTCATCACCGATTACGCTAAAGAAAAACAAGCAGCTTCTGGTGTAAAATTACTTTGGGGAACATCTAACTGTTTTTCAAACCCCAGATTTATGAACGGTGCAGCAACCAATCCTTCATTTGATGTTTTGGCTTACGCAGGAGGTCAGGTGAAAAATGCTTTGGACGCAACGATCAAATTAGGCGGAGAAAATTACGTTTTCTGGGGCGGTCGTGAAGGTTATATGTCTTTACTAAATACCAATATGAAGCGTGAACAGGAGCATATGGCGAAGTTTTTACATTTGGCTAAAGACTATGCAAGAGCTCAAGGTTTTAAAGGGACTTTCTTCATCGAGCCAAAACCAATGGAACCTACAAAACACCAATATGATTTTGATGCGGCAACTTGTTTAAATTTCCTTCGTCAGTACGATCTATTGAATGATTTTAAATTAAATCTTGAGATAAATCACGCGACTTTAGCACAACATACTTTTGAGCACGAACTGCAAGTTGCGGCTGACAATAATGTTTTGGGAAGCATCGATGCGAACCGAGGAGATTACCAAAACGGTTGGGATACAGACCAATTCCCAGTTGATCTATATGAAATGACTCAGGCGATGTTGGTGATCATTCAGGCTGGAGGTTTCCAAGGTGGAGGAGTTAATTTCGATGCTAAGATCAGAAGAAACTCTACAGATCTTGAAGATATTTTCATCGCTCACATCAGCGGAATGGACAATTTTGCGAGGTCATTCTTAGCTGCTGATAAAATTTTAGAAAAATCAAAATATTCTGAGATCAGAACCAACAGATATGCTTCTTTCGACAGTGGAAAAGGAAAGGATTTCGAAGACGGAAATCTTTCTTTAACAGATCTTGCAACTTATGCTCAAGGTTTGGGAGAAGTTGGTAGAGAAAGCGGAAAACAGGAATATCTTGAGAGTATTATTAATCAATACTTGTAA
- the xylE gene encoding D-xylose transporter XylE → MQIIDSGPNYSSGTKAQINMLYVTVLTLVATLGGLLFGYDTAVISGAEKSIQEYLIIPLGLSSLAHGATISSALIGCIIGGAISGMISTKLGRKRSLMLSAFLFFISALGAAYPEFLFFKHGEHSMGVLLAFNFYRIIGGIGVGLASAVCPMYIGEIAPAEIRGKLVSLNQFAIIFGMLVVYFVNWGIASGQTVEWINEIGWRYMFLSLTIPSALFGILLFFVPETPRYLTFINKDAEALKILTKINGEARGKEIFSEIKSTVVEQKSEIFAFGKTVIVIGILLSVFQQFVGINVALYYAPRIFESMGVHKDSSMLQTVVMGLVNVIFTVIAIFTVDKWGRKPLLIVGSVGMAIGMFAIAILSYYQIIGIATLVFIILYTASFMMSWGPICWVLISEIFPNKIRGSAIAIAVAAQWAANYLISSTYPFMMEFSGAFTYGFYGVMSVLSLVFVWKWVPETKGKSLEEIEKIWKK, encoded by the coding sequence ATGCAAATAATAGATTCTGGTCCTAACTATTCTTCAGGAACAAAGGCGCAGATCAATATGCTGTACGTTACCGTACTCACATTGGTCGCCACTTTGGGAGGACTTTTGTTTGGATACGACACCGCAGTGATTTCCGGAGCCGAAAAATCGATTCAGGAATATCTGATCATTCCTTTGGGATTGAGTTCATTGGCGCACGGAGCAACCATTTCGAGCGCATTGATCGGATGTATCATCGGTGGTGCAATTTCCGGGATGATCTCTACGAAACTGGGAAGAAAAAGATCATTGATGCTTTCTGCATTTTTGTTCTTCATCAGTGCTTTGGGAGCGGCCTATCCTGAATTTTTATTCTTCAAACACGGCGAACATTCAATGGGTGTTTTGCTGGCTTTTAATTTCTATAGAATTATCGGTGGAATTGGTGTAGGATTAGCTTCAGCGGTTTGTCCGATGTATATTGGCGAAATTGCACCTGCTGAAATACGTGGAAAATTGGTTTCTTTAAATCAGTTTGCCATTATTTTTGGAATGCTGGTCGTTTATTTTGTAAACTGGGGAATCGCAAGCGGGCAAACCGTAGAATGGATTAACGAAATCGGATGGCGATATATGTTTTTATCACTGACAATTCCTTCTGCCCTATTTGGAATTCTATTATTTTTCGTTCCTGAAACGCCACGTTATCTAACTTTTATTAATAAAGATGCGGAGGCTCTTAAAATTTTAACCAAAATAAACGGAGAAGCCCGTGGAAAAGAAATTTTCTCTGAAATAAAAAGCACCGTCGTTGAGCAAAAAAGTGAGATTTTTGCCTTTGGAAAAACCGTCATTGTCATTGGAATTTTACTTTCTGTTTTCCAACAATTTGTAGGAATAAATGTGGCTTTGTATTATGCGCCAAGAATTTTCGAAAGTATGGGCGTTCATAAAGATTCTTCGATGCTACAAACCGTTGTGATGGGATTGGTGAATGTTATATTTACGGTTATTGCAATCTTCACGGTGGATAAGTGGGGAAGAAAACCTTTATTGATTGTCGGTTCAGTTGGGATGGCGATTGGAATGTTTGCGATTGCGATCTTATCTTATTATCAAATTATCGGGATTGCCACTTTGGTGTTTATTATCCTTTACACGGCTTCATTTATGATGTCTTGGGGACCGATTTGCTGGGTTTTAATTTCAGAAATTTTCCCTAATAAAATAAGAGGAAGTGCGATTGCAATTGCTGTTGCCGCTCAATGGGCAGCCAATTATTTAATATCTTCCACTTATCCTTTTATGATGGAATTCAGTGGAGCTTTCACGTATGGATTTTACGGCGTGATGAGTGTATTATCGTTAGTTTTTGTTTGGAAATGGGTTCCTGAGACCAAAGGCAAATCTTTGGAAGAGATCGAAAAGATTTGGAAAAAATAA
- a CDS encoding Na+/H+ antiporter, which produces MHSLLPFLLAMVAVIVVLNMFAAKLKIAYPILLVVGGLIISFIPGLPVIKIDPDLIFFIFLPPLLCDAAWNISFKEMMKWWRIIGSFAFLVVFFTALSVALITNYYIPGFTIALGFLLGGIVSPPDAVSTGAITRFVKIPKSTATILEGESLLNDASSLIIFRFALVAVGTGQFIWMDATMSFFWMVIGGVGIGLLLGWLFVQAHKLLPTDAPSDIALTIIEPYLMYWIAEQFHSSGVLAVVAGGLFMSARRLKFLNSTSRIHAYSVWESLIFILNGVVFLIIGLELPEIVDGLKEDQIPLETAIGYGVLVTGILIAARMISSYAALISTMIFRPSVQPHASSRTRRWMMPLLLGWTGMRGVVSLAAALAIPVTLDNGEAFPHRNLILFITFVVILLTLLVQGLTLPYFIKRTRFFDDVFKEESEELTKQKLKKDLKQHVYHFLKTKYENELKDHAGLEIFLRHWEERAKAADDSWMNEKTKLIFIEMLETQREYLSELNKDPKINEEIIRQQLFQIDLEEERLRMI; this is translated from the coding sequence ATGCACAGTCTTTTACCTTTTCTGTTAGCAATGGTCGCAGTCATCGTTGTTTTAAACATGTTTGCTGCCAAACTCAAAATTGCTTACCCTATTTTATTGGTTGTTGGAGGTTTGATCATCAGTTTTATTCCGGGATTACCTGTCATAAAAATTGATCCGGATCTTATTTTTTTCATATTCCTTCCGCCGTTATTATGTGATGCAGCCTGGAATATTTCTTTTAAAGAAATGATGAAATGGTGGCGTATTATCGGAAGCTTCGCTTTTCTTGTCGTATTTTTCACTGCTTTATCAGTGGCTTTAATTACCAATTATTATATTCCGGGATTCACAATTGCTTTAGGGTTTTTACTCGGCGGGATTGTTTCTCCACCAGATGCAGTGAGTACAGGAGCGATTACCAGATTTGTGAAAATTCCAAAATCTACAGCTACAATTCTTGAAGGTGAAAGTCTGTTAAATGATGCTTCATCATTGATTATTTTCCGATTCGCTTTGGTTGCGGTTGGAACCGGTCAGTTCATTTGGATGGATGCAACGATGAGCTTCTTTTGGATGGTTATTGGCGGCGTTGGTATTGGTTTGCTTTTAGGATGGCTTTTTGTACAGGCTCACAAACTTCTTCCGACCGATGCGCCTTCAGATATTGCATTAACGATTATTGAACCTTATTTGATGTATTGGATTGCAGAGCAGTTTCACAGTTCGGGAGTTTTAGCAGTCGTTGCCGGTGGACTTTTTATGTCGGCAAGACGATTAAAGTTTTTGAACAGCACAAGCCGGATTCACGCATACAGTGTTTGGGAAAGCCTTATTTTTATTCTGAATGGAGTTGTTTTTCTAATTATTGGATTAGAGCTTCCGGAAATTGTAGATGGACTTAAGGAAGATCAAATTCCATTGGAAACAGCTATCGGTTATGGGGTTTTGGTAACAGGAATTCTCATCGCTGCAAGAATGATAAGTTCGTATGCTGCATTAATTTCTACGATGATTTTTCGTCCGAGTGTACAGCCTCATGCCTCTTCGAGAACACGTCGTTGGATGATGCCGCTTTTATTAGGATGGACAGGAATGCGGGGCGTGGTTTCGTTGGCGGCAGCATTGGCAATTCCCGTGACTTTAGATAATGGTGAAGCTTTTCCACATAGAAATTTAATTCTCTTTATTACGTTTGTCGTTATTTTGCTAACTCTTTTAGTTCAGGGTCTTACGCTTCCTTATTTTATCAAACGTACTCGGTTTTTTGATGATGTTTTCAAAGAAGAATCTGAAGAATTAACGAAACAAAAATTAAAGAAAGACCTTAAACAACATGTTTATCATTTTCTTAAAACCAAATATGAAAATGAATTGAAAGATCATGCAGGTTTGGAAATTTTCCTAAGACATTGGGAAGAACGTGCAAAAGCCGCCGACGACAGTTGGATGAATGAGAAAACGAAACTTATCTTTATAGAAATGCTCGAAACTCAGCGTGAATATCTTTCAGAGCTTAATAAAGATCCGAAAATTAATGAAGAAATAATCCGTCAGCAATTATTCCAAATCGATCTTGAAGAAGAACGTTTAAGGATGATTTAA
- a CDS encoding DUF4280 domain-containing protein: MSEKHLVCQGAICSCKFGSAPDKLKVLTQSKRYINDKDGSQKLMATHMDIGKTFEKNLFGSCAKLNNSPCQVVVTQWSGFYEKITLQDNSGKALLEDSKATCPIGAPDCITIINHGQIMEASAQNVENAEKEVLMELFPFTDLGEYIRKTDYIES; encoded by the coding sequence ATGAGTGAAAAACATCTTGTTTGCCAAGGCGCTATTTGTAGCTGTAAGTTTGGGTCTGCACCTGATAAGCTAAAGGTATTGACGCAAAGCAAACGCTATATTAACGACAAAGATGGAAGCCAGAAATTGATGGCTACCCATATGGATATTGGTAAAACGTTTGAGAAAAATTTGTTTGGCAGCTGTGCAAAACTTAATAATAGCCCTTGTCAGGTTGTAGTGACGCAATGGAGCGGCTTCTACGAAAAAATAACTTTACAGGATAACAGCGGAAAAGCATTATTGGAAGATAGTAAAGCAACTTGTCCTATTGGTGCTCCGGATTGTATTACTATTATTAATCACGGACAAATTATGGAAGCATCTGCACAAAATGTGGAGAATGCAGAGAAAGAAGTCTTGATGGAACTATTTCCTTTTACAGATCTCGGAGAATATATCAGAAAAACAGATTACATAGAATCTTAA
- a CDS encoding DUF2931 family protein: MKQKKLPEFQVEISHPYNKLDVTPIQDKIFTLEGNGAGLPYGSSSGEWGYSGSGWTEQYGTPIGADIIYFSRYEDTFYRLKVDFPLDKIKDYMERAYAQSGGTTEHKAPLEEYKRLGRNERFSANYNSYNSFSNLVFGFAPKGMVVVWLRYGAAVRIELGRYQSEVIKDDKELEKKLFSKLSISREEMRKNRFLDISPNEWDNYRIRYAYKPVITGENKALRLFEMNFHYYNAELEIMLRPWINNIPVKERAIPKEISFVWETGKDQQFVGRAYFSWEKTNEAFKKAGNSAKLEFKIAPDNNSFEIFLNDQPLKADSTRVFKTESEYKDSYNDYN, translated from the coding sequence ATGAAACAAAAAAAACTGCCTGAATTTCAAGTGGAAATATCACATCCTTATAATAAGTTAGATGTAACCCCTATACAGGATAAAATTTTTACTTTAGAAGGGAATGGTGCGGGATTGCCTTATGGTAGCAGCTCTGGAGAATGGGGATATTCTGGATCTGGTTGGACTGAGCAATACGGTACTCCCATCGGAGCAGATATTATCTACTTTTCAAGATATGAAGATACTTTTTATCGTTTGAAAGTTGATTTTCCGTTAGATAAGATCAAAGATTATATGGAACGGGCCTATGCACAAAGTGGAGGAACAACTGAGCATAAAGCCCCATTAGAAGAATACAAGCGATTGGGTAGAAATGAACGTTTCAGTGCAAATTACAATTCTTATAATAGTTTTTCTAATCTGGTTTTTGGTTTTGCCCCCAAAGGGATGGTTGTCGTATGGTTGCGTTATGGCGCGGCTGTTCGGATAGAATTGGGTCGTTATCAATCCGAAGTTATTAAAGACGATAAAGAATTGGAGAAAAAATTATTTTCAAAACTATCTATTTCACGTGAAGAAATGAGAAAGAATAGGTTTTTAGATATTTCTCCAAATGAATGGGACAATTATCGGATAAGATATGCTTACAAGCCCGTAATTACCGGCGAAAATAAAGCCCTTCGATTATTTGAAATGAATTTTCACTATTATAATGCAGAGTTAGAAATTATGCTTCGCCCTTGGATTAATAATATTCCGGTAAAAGAAAGAGCCATTCCGAAAGAAATTAGCTTCGTTTGGGAAACGGGAAAAGATCAGCAATTTGTAGGGAGAGCTTATTTCAGTTGGGAAAAGACCAATGAGGCATTTAAAAAAGCAGGAAATAGTGCAAAGTTAGAATTTAAGATAGCTCCCGATAATAATAGTTTTGAAATATTTTTGAACGACCAACCTTTGAAAGCTGACAGTACAAGAGTTTTCAAGACAGAAAGCGAATATAAAGATTCTTATAATGATTATAATTAA
- a CDS encoding T6SS phospholipase effector Tle1-like catalytic domain-containing protein has product MSIEYFVEGKVSSQTEGDQLAFSKGDIAHNGIKNVLQNGTDTGVSYNNPSKVNPNDKPINTIDISLNLFFDGTQNNKTNTELGGDFDEASSDKDDSYNNEYTNVARGFDALNPSAVNQVRWYIEGIGTEDKESDSIVKGVIQGTGETGIKGKVTKGCIKGAEAVATKITDKSKIIDTLTVTVFGFSRGAAAARHFVHLVTKPPLMSYSGGKTILQIYPPEYIGAEGTFIIKDKDGSKLKFINQYGYFGACLVGKELKINKIKFRFAGLYDTVASYGLNHRGGMGIDNDTKQLGLNTIGNNKVDFVLQIAADDEYRDNFDLTNINSTGINGLEFTLPGVHSDIGGSYGNGEEISVLYCNRFDPYDQTTYKECEEFKKIVIEEGWYTEDQLKIKYFYQKDVKYDRWWNKGNQYYGLVGTRTLSNSYDKIPLNLMFHYSKQFGLEYIEDRITEDHKINDPFLSPIYNQLLGYTNQCNEIRNQYVKEYNEGRKPSATKYIKDIKSLSYISKVGNVDDLKTLRNKYLHWSVKANQIGLSPNPNNNAPKKEGALEAKYRKRNIQDG; this is encoded by the coding sequence ATGAGTATTGAATATTTTGTTGAAGGAAAAGTAAGTTCTCAAACAGAAGGCGATCAATTGGCTTTCTCGAAAGGCGATATTGCTCACAATGGGATAAAAAATGTTTTACAAAATGGGACTGATACAGGAGTTAGTTATAATAATCCCAGTAAAGTAAATCCCAATGATAAACCCATTAATACTATTGATATAAGTCTGAATTTGTTTTTTGACGGAACTCAGAATAATAAAACCAATACAGAGTTAGGTGGAGATTTCGACGAAGCAAGCAGTGACAAAGATGATAGTTATAATAATGAATATACCAATGTCGCAAGAGGTTTCGATGCCTTAAATCCCAGCGCTGTAAATCAAGTTCGTTGGTATATTGAAGGTATTGGGACAGAAGATAAAGAAAGTGATAGTATTGTAAAAGGTGTAATACAAGGAACAGGCGAAACCGGTATTAAAGGTAAAGTAACGAAAGGCTGTATAAAAGGAGCCGAAGCAGTTGCCACTAAAATTACAGATAAAAGTAAAATTATTGACACTCTTACTGTTACTGTTTTTGGTTTTAGCAGAGGAGCCGCCGCCGCAAGGCATTTTGTTCATTTAGTTACCAAGCCACCTTTAATGAGTTATTCTGGTGGGAAAACAATTTTGCAGATTTACCCTCCCGAGTATATTGGTGCAGAAGGAACATTTATCATCAAAGATAAAGATGGTTCTAAGCTTAAATTTATTAATCAGTACGGGTATTTCGGTGCCTGTCTTGTGGGAAAGGAATTAAAAATCAATAAAATTAAATTCAGATTTGCGGGTTTGTATGATACTGTTGCCTCTTACGGTCTTAATCATCGCGGAGGTATGGGAATTGACAATGACACCAAGCAATTAGGCTTAAATACAATTGGAAACAACAAAGTAGATTTTGTTCTTCAAATCGCTGCTGACGACGAATATCGAGATAATTTTGATTTAACCAATATTAACAGCACAGGAATTAATGGGCTGGAGTTTACACTTCCAGGTGTTCATTCCGATATTGGGGGATCTTACGGAAACGGAGAAGAAATTTCCGTATTATATTGCAATCGTTTTGATCCGTATGACCAAACAACCTATAAGGAATGTGAGGAATTTAAAAAGATCGTAATTGAAGAAGGATGGTATACTGAAGACCAACTAAAAATTAAATATTTCTATCAAAAAGATGTGAAGTATGATCGCTGGTGGAATAAAGGAAATCAATATTATGGGTTAGTAGGTACCAGAACACTCTCTAATTCTTATGACAAAATACCTTTAAACCTGATGTTTCATTATTCAAAACAATTTGGATTAGAGTATATTGAAGATAGAATTACTGAAGACCATAAAATTAATGATCCTTTTCTGAGCCCAATATATAATCAATTATTAGGTTATACAAACCAGTGTAACGAAATCAGAAACCAATATGTAAAAGAGTATAATGAGGGAAGAAAACCATCCGCAACTAAATATATAAAAGACATAAAATCATTATCATATATAAGCAAAGTAGGAAATGTAGATGATTTAAAAACTTTAAGAAATAAATACCTTCATTGGTCGGTAAAAGCAAATCAAATTGGATTAAGTCCAAATCCTAATAACAATGCACCTAAAAAAGAAGGTGCACTGGAAGCCAAATACAGAAAAAGAAATATACAAGATGGATAA